CTTCCGCCGCGGCGGCCCTTCCGCTTCCCGTGCTGACGGCGAAGACCGAGATCATCTTCTCGAGGTCCTTGCTGTCGCACTTCGGGCAGGAGGGCTTCTTCGAGCCGAAGACGATCGTCTCGAACCGCTTGGAGCACTTGCGGCAGGTGTACTCGTAGAGTGGCATGGGAGTGAGTCTAGCTTCGATCCCCCGCGGTGCCAACCCGCCCGTCAGTGGGGCGCTGGTCAACACCGCGTCGCGGAAGTCGGCCTCCGCGCGTGAAGTAATCGCGCTCGGCCTCCCTCGGCGGCCAACAGCGCCGCCTCACCTCGCGAACAGGCGCTCGCCGGCTCGCGCCGCTCGTGGCTTGCTCGCCCACCCGTACCGGCGGCGCCGGCATCGTTTGATTGCAGGAGGCGCCAGCGCCCGAACGGGTACCCGGGCTCGTCCCGCACGCTCCCGCGACGCGGTGTTGACCATCGCCCCTATGTCGGCGCGCCGGGTTCCCCTCGCGAGACGACGACGGCGGCGGCGAGATCGCCGGTCACGTTCAGCGTCGTGCGGCACATGTCGAGGAAGCGATCGACCCCCAGGATCAGCCCGATCCCCTCGCCGGGGACTCCGACCATGCCCAGGATCATCGCGACGACGGGGATCGAGCCGGCCGGGACGCCGGCGGTGCCGATGCCGCCGAGGACGCAGATGAGGACGACCATCGCCTGCTGCCCGAGCGAGAGGGGCACGCCGTAGAACTGCGCGAGGAAGAGGACCGTCACCCCCTCGAAGAGCGCCGTGCCGTTCTGGTTCGCCGTCGAGCCGATCGTGAGGACGAAGCGGCTCACCGTCGGGGGCAGCTTCAGGTTCTCCTCGGCCACCTTCAGCGCGGTCGGGAGCGTCGCGTTGCTCGACGCCGTCGAGAAGGCGGTCAGCATCGCCTCCTCGATCCCCTTGAAGAAGAAGACGGGGCTCATCCTCCCCACGAGCTTCACGGCCGCCGAGTAGACGACGAACTGGTGGATGGCGAGCGCGAGGACCACGACGAAGACGTACCGCGCGAGCTGCCCGAGGATCTCGTAGCCGAG
This portion of the Acidobacteriota bacterium genome encodes:
- a CDS encoding zinc ribbon domain-containing protein, with translation MPLYEYTCRKCSKRFETIVFGSKKPSCPKCDSKDLEKMISVFAVSTGSGRAAAAEAPGSCGTCGDPRGPGSCDMD